A window of the Streptomyces griseochromogenes genome harbors these coding sequences:
- a CDS encoding bifunctional MaoC family dehydratase N-terminal/OB-fold nucleic acid binding domain-containing protein: protein MSEERDEAGTRLKETDEVGTRLKEFEGRPAAVAAVGKDPVNAPMIRHWCEAMGDTSEAYRGPGAIAPPTMLQAWTMGGLTGHEGRTGAYDELLGLLDESGCTSVVATDCEQEYLRPLRPGDEVTFEAVIESVSDRKTTRLGTGYFVTTRMDVRVDGALAGTHRFRILKYAPARRKPPDRRPRRPRPVVNRDNAGFWEGVAGHRLLIQRCTGCGTLRHPWLPGCNSCGCLDWDTVEASGAGTVYSYVVMHHPPFPAFAESGHAAVAAGPYAVGLIELAEGVRMVSNVVGVPYDKVRIGLPVRAEFRTYEDEGAEEGALVLPVFRVVEGEG, encoded by the coding sequence GTGAGCGAGGAGAGGGACGAGGCGGGGACGCGGCTCAAGGAGACGGACGAGGTGGGGACGCGGCTCAAGGAGTTCGAGGGGCGGCCCGCCGCCGTCGCCGCGGTGGGCAAGGACCCGGTGAACGCGCCGATGATCCGGCACTGGTGCGAGGCGATGGGCGACACCAGTGAGGCCTACCGCGGACCCGGTGCGATCGCCCCGCCCACCATGCTCCAGGCGTGGACGATGGGCGGCCTGACGGGCCACGAGGGCCGCACCGGTGCCTACGACGAACTCCTCGGCCTGCTCGACGAGTCGGGCTGTACGTCGGTGGTGGCCACCGACTGCGAGCAGGAGTATCTGCGGCCCCTGCGCCCCGGCGACGAGGTCACCTTCGAGGCGGTGATCGAGTCGGTCTCCGACCGCAAGACGACCAGGCTGGGCACGGGGTACTTCGTCACGACCCGCATGGACGTACGGGTGGACGGCGCGCTGGCGGGCACCCACCGCTTCCGCATCCTCAAGTACGCCCCGGCACGCCGCAAACCCCCGGACCGGCGTCCTCGGCGCCCCCGCCCGGTGGTCAACCGGGACAACGCCGGCTTCTGGGAGGGCGTGGCCGGTCACCGGCTCCTGATCCAGCGCTGCACGGGCTGCGGCACCCTGCGCCACCCCTGGCTGCCGGGCTGCAACTCCTGCGGCTGCCTGGACTGGGACACGGTCGAGGCGAGCGGCGCCGGCACGGTCTATTCGTACGTGGTGATGCACCACCCGCCCTTCCCGGCCTTCGCGGAATCCGGTCACGCCGCCGTCGCGGCGGGTCCCTATGCGGTCGGCCTGATCGAACTCGCCGAGGGCGTGCGCATGGTGAGCAATGTGGTCGGGGTGCCGTACGACAAGGTGCGCATCGGCCTGCCGGTCCGGGCGGAGTTCCGGACCTACGAGGACGAAGGTGCCGAGGAGGGCGCACTGGTCCTGCCGGTCTTCCGGGTCGTCGAAGGCGAGGGCTGA
- a CDS encoding acyl-CoA dehydrogenase family protein, translated as MDFTPTEAQAGARDLAARIFGDLSTHERLRAAGTGSDPELFKALCTAGLVGAVAELGLLGLVLLLEEQGRTTAQVPYAATCVYGSLAITAHGTPEQRERLLPGIEDGSVVVAGALPAQPGVRAVARGELTGSVPFVPWLRDATHVLVADAARRLWLAPLGEGTAITPVELTAPWSAARLTLERAPAQPLGAPGAYADLLATARTAFAGLQAGVCAGSLARAVAHTNTREQFGRPLATRQAVQLRAADAHMDTEAIRVTAYEAAWRRDAGLPYATHALTAAWWASEAGQRVVHSGQHLHGGAGADVDHPVHRHFLWGRQLDAHLGCGAEVLQELGELIAHGE; from the coding sequence ATGGACTTCACGCCCACCGAGGCCCAGGCCGGGGCCCGCGACCTGGCCGCGCGGATCTTCGGCGACCTCTCCACCCACGAGCGGCTGAGGGCTGCCGGCACCGGCAGCGACCCCGAGCTGTTCAAGGCCCTGTGCACGGCCGGCCTGGTCGGCGCCGTGGCGGAGCTGGGCCTGCTCGGCCTCGTCCTGCTCCTGGAGGAACAGGGACGTACGACGGCCCAGGTGCCCTACGCGGCGACCTGTGTGTACGGCTCGCTGGCGATCACCGCCCACGGCACACCCGAACAGCGGGAGCGGCTGCTGCCCGGCATCGAGGACGGCTCGGTGGTGGTCGCCGGGGCGCTCCCGGCGCAGCCGGGAGTACGGGCCGTCGCGCGCGGTGAGCTGACCGGCTCCGTTCCCTTCGTCCCCTGGCTCCGGGACGCCACCCACGTCCTGGTCGCCGACGCCGCCCGCCGCCTGTGGCTCGCCCCGCTCGGCGAGGGCACCGCGATCACCCCGGTGGAGCTGACGGCTCCCTGGTCGGCGGCCCGCCTCACCCTGGAGCGGGCACCGGCGCAGCCCCTCGGCGCCCCGGGCGCCTACGCCGACCTCCTCGCCACCGCCCGCACCGCCTTCGCCGGGCTCCAGGCCGGGGTGTGCGCCGGGTCGCTGGCACGGGCGGTGGCGCACACGAACACCAGGGAGCAGTTCGGGCGGCCGCTCGCCACCCGGCAGGCCGTCCAGCTCCGGGCCGCCGACGCCCACATGGACACCGAGGCGATACGGGTGACGGCCTACGAGGCCGCCTGGCGCCGGGACGCGGGGCTGCCGTACGCCACGCATGCGCTGACCGCCGCCTGGTGGGCCTCCGAGGCGGGGCAGCGGGTCGTGCACAGCGGCCAGCATCTGCACGGCGGGGCGGGGGCCGACGTCGACCATCCGGTGCACCGGCACTTCCTGTGGGGGCGGCAGTTGGACGCCCATCTGGGCTGCGGGGCCGAAGTGCTCCAGGAACTGGGGGAGTTGATCGCGCATGGGGAGTGA
- a CDS encoding acyl-CoA dehydrogenase family protein, producing the protein MHLAPTERQQRLRAELRAYFRTVMPGGGEPADARALLRRIGADGWLGLGWPVEYGGQGRGPDEQFVFFDEAQRAGAPVSMVTLNTVGPTLMRYGSERQKAYFLPRILSGDLVFAIGYTEPSAGTDLASLRTRAVREGEDWRVDGQKIFTSGAQHADWIWLACRTDPRAPRHRGISLLLVPTDAPGFSWTPIETVGGQTTTATYYDGVRVPARNLVGAENDGWSLITSQLNHERVALAAIGMQAEDFLAAALTAARTPDPVNGRRRIDESWVRFRAAEAHARLAANRLLSWRLVADVGAGRLTPGEASGVKFAGTEAAVATYRMCQEIAGEAGLVRSGSPGALGDGELERLNRAAQINTFGGGVSEVQREIVATMRLGMSRGRR; encoded by the coding sequence GTGCACCTCGCCCCCACCGAGCGGCAGCAGCGTCTGCGCGCCGAACTCCGTGCCTACTTCCGGACCGTGATGCCGGGCGGCGGTGAACCGGCCGACGCCCGCGCCCTGTTGCGCCGCATCGGCGCGGACGGCTGGCTGGGCCTCGGCTGGCCGGTCGAGTACGGCGGCCAGGGGCGGGGCCCGGACGAGCAGTTCGTCTTCTTCGACGAGGCGCAGCGGGCCGGCGCCCCCGTCTCCATGGTCACGCTCAACACGGTCGGCCCCACACTGATGAGGTACGGCAGCGAGCGCCAGAAGGCCTACTTCCTGCCCCGGATCCTGAGCGGCGACCTGGTCTTCGCGATCGGCTACACCGAGCCCTCGGCCGGTACCGACCTCGCCTCGCTGCGGACGCGGGCCGTACGGGAGGGCGAGGACTGGCGGGTCGACGGGCAGAAGATCTTCACCTCGGGTGCCCAGCACGCCGACTGGATCTGGCTCGCCTGCCGCACCGACCCGCGGGCGCCCAGGCACCGGGGCATCTCCCTCCTCCTCGTGCCCACCGACGCCCCCGGGTTCTCCTGGACGCCGATCGAGACCGTGGGCGGGCAGACGACCACCGCCACGTATTACGACGGCGTCCGCGTCCCCGCGCGGAACCTGGTCGGCGCCGAGAACGACGGCTGGTCGCTGATCACCAGCCAGCTCAACCACGAACGGGTCGCCCTCGCCGCCATCGGGATGCAGGCCGAGGACTTCCTGGCCGCGGCGCTCACCGCCGCCCGCACCCCCGATCCGGTGAATGGAAGGCGCCGCATTGACGAGTCGTGGGTGCGTTTCCGGGCGGCCGAGGCGCATGCCCGGCTGGCGGCGAATCGCCTGCTCAGCTGGCGTTTGGTGGCGGACGTGGGGGCGGGCCGGCTGACCCCCGGCGAGGCGAGCGGGGTGAAGTTCGCGGGAACGGAAGCGGCTGTCGCGACGTATCGCATGTGTCAGGAGATCGCCGGAGAGGCGGGACTGGTCCGCTCCGGTTCCCCGGGGGCTCTCGGGGACGGCGAGCTGGAGCGGCTGAACCGGGCGGCGCAGATCAACACGTTCGGGGGCGGGGTGAGCGAGGTGCAGCGGGAGATCGTCGCGACGATGCGGCTCGGGATGAGCAGGGGGCGCAGGTGA